Within the Acidobacteriota bacterium genome, the region ACTGTTGCTCCTGGATGACTTCAATTGGTTCACTGATCTTTTTTGATTTTCCTTCGATTATTGCATCTACAATTTTTGAAACGAATAATTTTATCGCTCTTATTGCGTCATCATTACCTGGAATTGGGTACATTATATTTTCTGGATCTCCATTTGTGTCGATAACAGATATTATCGGGATGTTCATTTTGGTAGCCTCTGCTACAGCGGTTTTTTCTTTAGAAGGATCTATAATAAAAAGAATTCCAGGGAGCTGTGTCATTTTTTTTATCCCGGAAAAATTTTTTTGTAATTTTTTCAATGTTTTTTCCAGTTTTGATTGCTCTTTTTTTGATAAGATATCCCATCTGCCGTCAATTTTCATTTCTTCTAAATCCATTAATTTTTCTATGCTTTTCCTGACAATATTAAAGTTGGTCAGGAGTCCTCCAACCCATCTTTGATTTACATAAAAAGCTTCTGCTCTCTTGGCTTCCTCTTCTACTATATCCTGAGCTTGTTTTTTTGTACCTACAATGAGAACTTCTTTCCCTTCGGCTACAGAATTAACCGTAAATTCTATAGTTTCCTTAAAAAGGTTCATTGTTTTTTGTAAGTCTATTATGTAGATTCCATTTCTTTCTCCGTATATGTATTCTTTCATTTTTGGGTTCCATCTTTTTGTTTGATGTCCAAAATGGACTCCAGCTTCAAGAAGTTCTTTCATAGTAATTGAAACCAAAGATATTACCTCCTTTTTTCAGGTGACTAAATTAATTTTTAACTTCAAATTGTTATCTTTTATGATATTGAGGGGCTTTTCTGGCTCCTCTCAACCCATATTTCTTCCTTTCTTTTTCTCGAGGATCTCTTGTAAGCAGTCCTGCCTTTTTTAAAGAAGCAACTAATTCCTGGTTATATTTTGAGAGAGCTCTTGCAATTCCCAGTCTTATTGCTCCTGCTTGCCCAGAAATGCCTCCTCCTCCAACTCTTATAAATAGATCAAATTTATTGTCAGTTTCTGTTATTTTTAATGGATGTTTTATCCTTTCTCTCCATTCTTCGAGAGAAAAATATTCTTCAAAGGCTTTGATTTTTCTATTGGCTACAAGAGTTATGTTTCCTTTGCCGGGCCTTAAATAAACTCTTGCAATTGAAGTTTTTCTTTTACCAGTTCCATAATATTGTAAGTCTGCCAATTATCCTCCTGCTAATTTTCTAATGGATATACCTCAGGCACTTGAGCTTGATGGGGATGATTGGGGCCTCTGTAAACCTTTAATTTTTTAAGGAGAGCTCGGCCTAACTTATTTTTTGGTAACATTCCCCAGACAGCTTCCTGAATTATCTTTTCTGGTTTTTTCTTGCGAAGTTCCTCAAACGTTATCTCTTTTAGCCCTCCAATATACCCTGAATGATGTCTATAAACTTTTTTCTTTTTTTTCTCTCCTGTTACTGATACTTTCTCTGCATTAATCACTATTACAAAATCTCCTGTATCGAGAAATGGCACGAATTTAACGTTGTGTTTTCCTCTTAATAGAGAAGCAATTCTTGTAGCGAGTCTTCCGAGGGTTTTGCCTTCTGCGTCAACAAGCCACCATTTTCTTTGAATCTCATCTTTTTTTGGAATGTATGTTTTCATTTCCCCTAATACTT harbors:
- the rpsB gene encoding 30S ribosomal protein S2, with the protein product MVSITMKELLEAGVHFGHQTKRWNPKMKEYIYGERNGIYIIDLQKTMNLFKETIEFTVNSVAEGKEVLIVGTKKQAQDIVEEEAKRAEAFYVNQRWVGGLLTNFNIVRKSIEKLMDLEEMKIDGRWDILSKKEQSKLEKTLKKLQKNFSGIKKMTQLPGILFIIDPSKEKTAVAEATKMNIPIISVIDTNGDPENIMYPIPGNDDAIRAIKLFVSKIVDAIIEGKSKKISEPIEVIQEQQSEIENKDVIKKLNVLE
- the rpsI gene encoding 30S ribosomal protein S9, which encodes MADLQYYGTGKRKTSIARVYLRPGKGNITLVANRKIKAFEEYFSLEEWRERIKHPLKITETDNKFDLFIRVGGGGISGQAGAIRLGIARALSKYNQELVASLKKAGLLTRDPREKERKKYGLRGARKAPQYHKR
- the rplM gene encoding 50S ribosomal protein L13; protein product: MKTYIPKKDEIQRKWWLVDAEGKTLGRLATRIASLLRGKHNVKFVPFLDTGDFVIVINAEKVSVTGEKKKKKVYRHHSGYIGGLKEITFEELRKKKPEKIIQEAVWGMLPKNKLGRALLKKLKVYRGPNHPHQAQVPEVYPLEN